Proteins encoded in a region of the Terriglobales bacterium genome:
- a CDS encoding MFS transporter: MRPRVFRASNVVLGLLCLMYFLTYVDRVNISTVVASSQFLKEIPLTKVQIGLVFSAFAYPYLLFQIIGGWVADKFGPRKALTICGLIWAGATIVTGLVHGLVALFVARVILGFGEGATFPTATRAMSYWVSKERRGFAQGFTHAFSRLGNSLTPWVVATLIAAISWRASFLIIGGISTFWALAWGLYFRDKPGDHPGITQEELATLPTPATKAKVQVPWGPLIKRMAPVTVVYFCYGWILWLFLSWIPSFFKGQFHLDLKKTAIFASGVFFAGVVGDTLGGIVSDKLFEKTKSPRFARCNMVAVMMFLCGVAMVPLMYTRNINFVAWALTFGFFFAEMTIGPMWAIPMDIAPKFAGTASGLMNTGSALAAIVSPVVGGYLIQRTGNWTLPFKVSIVVILVGAALSFTMHPERQFTEEASPVAVPAGR; the protein is encoded by the coding sequence ATGCGTCCACGCGTCTTCCGCGCCAGCAACGTGGTGCTAGGACTGCTTTGCCTGATGTATTTCCTGACCTACGTTGACCGGGTCAATATCAGTACCGTGGTTGCGTCCAGCCAGTTCCTGAAAGAAATTCCGCTCACCAAGGTGCAGATCGGGCTGGTGTTCTCGGCGTTTGCCTATCCGTATCTGTTGTTCCAGATCATCGGCGGATGGGTCGCCGATAAGTTTGGACCGCGAAAAGCGCTGACCATCTGCGGATTGATCTGGGCGGGCGCCACCATCGTCACCGGACTTGTCCACGGACTGGTGGCCCTGTTTGTCGCCAGAGTCATTCTGGGATTTGGCGAGGGCGCAACATTCCCGACCGCGACGCGAGCCATGTCGTACTGGGTCTCGAAGGAGCGTCGCGGGTTTGCGCAGGGATTCACGCACGCCTTTTCGCGCTTGGGCAATTCCCTGACGCCATGGGTGGTGGCGACGCTGATCGCGGCCATTTCGTGGCGCGCTTCTTTCTTAATCATCGGCGGCATCAGCACGTTCTGGGCGCTGGCATGGGGACTGTATTTCCGCGACAAGCCCGGCGATCACCCCGGCATCACCCAGGAAGAATTGGCGACGCTGCCCACGCCGGCGACCAAGGCCAAGGTACAGGTGCCTTGGGGACCGCTGATCAAGCGCATGGCGCCCGTCACGGTGGTGTACTTCTGCTACGGCTGGATCTTGTGGCTGTTCCTGAGCTGGATTCCTTCCTTCTTCAAAGGGCAGTTCCACCTCGATCTCAAGAAAACCGCCATCTTCGCCTCCGGCGTGTTCTTCGCCGGCGTGGTGGGCGACACGCTGGGCGGAATTGTCAGCGACAAGCTGTTCGAGAAGACCAAAAGCCCCCGGTTCGCGCGCTGCAACATGGTGGCCGTGATGATGTTCCTGTGCGGGGTGGCGATGGTGCCGCTCATGTACACGCGCAACATCAACTTCGTGGCGTGGGCTCTGACCTTCGGCTTCTTCTTCGCCGAGATGACGATCGGGCCGATGTGGGCGATCCCCATGGACATCGCGCCGAAATTCGCGGGCACGGCCAGCGGCTTGATGAACACTGGATCAGCGCTGGCGGCGATCGTTTCGCCGGTGGTCGGCGGTTACCTCATCCAGCGGACGGGCAACTGGACGCTGCCATTCAAAGTGTCGATCGTCGTGATCCTGGTGGGAGCGGCGCTGTCGT